From Anopheles darlingi chromosome 2, idAnoDarlMG_H_01, whole genome shotgun sequence, the proteins below share one genomic window:
- the LOC125952442 gene encoding uncharacterized protein LOC125952442, whose translation MPSLTTNFQSHLAQVEVCDVTYNIRVLKMKDSLFIYVGQDKSETLDEMAVAMPCDSEEVLATKVIGPPDGVDSHQLAQQLASKLKKPVFLSLGASVPNDRIVRPSIEKKIFDDIKNNVECF comes from the coding sequence ATGCCATCTCTAACAACCAACTTTCAGTCCCACCTGGCGCAGGTGGAAGTCTGCGATGTGACCTACAACATCCGCGTGCTGAAGATGAAAGACTCGCTGTTTATCTACGTTGGACAGGATAAATCGGAAACGCTCGACGAgatggccgtggccatgcCTTGCGACAGCGAGGAAGTGCTGGCCACCAAAGTTATTGGCCCACCGGATGGAGTCGATTCGCATCAGCTAGCGCAGCAGTTGGCAAGCAAGCTAAAAAAGCCGGTATTTCTGAGTCTTGGCGCGAGCGTTCCGAACGACCGGATCGTGAGGCCTTCGATCGAGAAGAAAATCTTCGACGATATTAAGAACAACGTGGAATGCTTTTGA
- the LOC125952386 gene encoding uncharacterized protein LOC125952386 isoform X2 → MKLLIVLAICLVGASLLKASPIRQNKPRALVTSRADVVTAEATKEKPQYLIQVKPKDEVEDELSKLVDFFAIGEIGSPSESTGSPHTTSYGSYSPSRDDLTEPLLPPPVEQSEPNYYAAKPKKNKGKKYIPTQKLINLKNSADGGAEKQTYEKPRKSKGETAAESDYSDEETFFLDAIDLDKLLASALLGEHDAKAEASSGATGRALLPLHVTELNHGEFVPSRTRRVDQYTRPQAREDEGRIVSSI, encoded by the exons ATGAAGTTGCTTATTGTG CTAGCAATCTGCCTCGTGGGAGCCAGCCTTCTGAAGGCATCACCGATCCGACAGAACAAACCACGTGCGCTGGTGACGAGCCGCGCGGATGTGGTGACGGCGGAAGCAACCAAGGAAAAACCACAGTACCTGATCCAGGTGAAGCCAAAGGACGAGGTGGAGGATGAACTATCGAAACTGGTAGATTTTTTCGCGATTGGGGAGATCGGCTCGCCCAGCGAATCAACCGGATCTCCCCACACGACATCCTACGGCTCCTATAGTCCTTCCCGGGACGATCTGACCGAACCCCTgctaccgccaccggtggAGCAGAGCGAACCGAACTACTACGCCGCCaaaccgaagaagaacaagGGTAAAAAGTACATCCCGACGCAGAAGCTGATCAATCTGAAGAACAGTGCCGATGGCGGTGCGGAGAAGCAAACGTATGAGAAACCCCGCAAATCGAAGGGTGAAACCGCGGCCGAATCGGATTACAGTGACGAGGAAACCTTCTTCCTGGACGCGATCGACCTGGACAAGCTGCTGGCCAGCGCGCTGCTCGGCGAGCACGATGCCAAAGCGGAAGCATCATCGGGAGCAACGGGACGTGCGCTGTTGCCGCTCCACGTGACCGAGCTGAACCATGGCGAATTCGTGCCTAGCCGCACCCGGAGGGTGGATCAGTACACGCGGCCGCAGGCTCGGGAGGATGAAG GAAGAATCGTCAGTTCCATCTAG
- the LOC125952386 gene encoding uncharacterized protein LOC125952386 isoform X1 gives MKLLIVLAICLVGASLLKASPIRQNKPRALVTSRADVVTAEATKEKPQYLIQVKPKDEVEDELSKLVDFFAIGEIGSPSESTGSPHTTSYGSYSPSRDDLTEPLLPPPVEQSEPNYYAAKPKKNKGKKYIPTQKLINLKNSADGGAEKQTYEKPRKSKGETAAESDYSDEETFFLDAIDLDKLLASALLGEHDAKAEASSGATGRALLPLHVTELNHGEFVPSRTRRVDQYTRPQAREDEGARIDFQMHGHNGPNSYKFGYDTGEGKNRQFHLEERDDAGNVRGRYGYYMRSGKFRIVNYSSSPETGFRIEP, from the exons ATGAAGTTGCTTATTGTG CTAGCAATCTGCCTCGTGGGAGCCAGCCTTCTGAAGGCATCACCGATCCGACAGAACAAACCACGTGCGCTGGTGACGAGCCGCGCGGATGTGGTGACGGCGGAAGCAACCAAGGAAAAACCACAGTACCTGATCCAGGTGAAGCCAAAGGACGAGGTGGAGGATGAACTATCGAAACTGGTAGATTTTTTCGCGATTGGGGAGATCGGCTCGCCCAGCGAATCAACCGGATCTCCCCACACGACATCCTACGGCTCCTATAGTCCTTCCCGGGACGATCTGACCGAACCCCTgctaccgccaccggtggAGCAGAGCGAACCGAACTACTACGCCGCCaaaccgaagaagaacaagGGTAAAAAGTACATCCCGACGCAGAAGCTGATCAATCTGAAGAACAGTGCCGATGGCGGTGCGGAGAAGCAAACGTATGAGAAACCCCGCAAATCGAAGGGTGAAACCGCGGCCGAATCGGATTACAGTGACGAGGAAACCTTCTTCCTGGACGCGATCGACCTGGACAAGCTGCTGGCCAGCGCGCTGCTCGGCGAGCACGATGCCAAAGCGGAAGCATCATCGGGAGCAACGGGACGTGCGCTGTTGCCGCTCCACGTGACCGAGCTGAACCATGGCGAATTCGTGCCTAGCCGCACCCGGAGGGTGGATCAGTACACGCGGCCGCAGGCTCGGGAGGATGAAGGTGCTCGAATCGATTTTCAAATGCACGGCCACAATGGACCTAACAGCTACAAGTTTGGCTATGACACGGGTGAAGG GAAGAATCGTCAGTTCCATCTAGAGGAACGTGATGACGCTGGTAACGTCCGGGGCCGCTACGGTTACTATATGAGGTCTGGCAAGTTCCGAATCGTCAACTACAGCTCCTCACCGGAAACGGGATTCAGGATAGAACCGTAA
- the LOC125952385 gene encoding deoxyribose-phosphate aldolase, with product MPVNQEIPLDLKQISARVNLSSVVRSVELLTSPLIASLTSQEFLDYTLQALRLTDLTTLSGDDTEANVGRLCFRAAYPFSNFDAHSRTKGTIHTAAVCVYPSRVADACRALKALKMDGSIEVASVATGFPSGSYPLETRLQEIRFAIEQGATEIDIVIDRSLVLTGKWNELYDEIVSMRKACGDKVHLKTILGIGECGTMVNVFKASMVAMMAGSDFIKTSTGKEAVNATLPVGLVMIRAIQKFYRMTGKKIGLKPAGGVRTVRDAIAWMILIKQTLGEEWLVPELFRFGASGLLDDIEKQYCALAKQKE from the exons ATGCCGGTAAATCAGGAAATTCCGCTAG ATTTAAAGCAAATCAGCGCACGGGTTAACCTGTCGAGCGTGGTGCGTTCGGTGGAACTTCTGACCTCACCGCTTATCGCGAGCCTCACCAGCCAGGAATTCCTAGATTACACTCTGCAGGCTCTTCGGTTGACTGATTTGACGACACTCTCCGGCGATGATACGGAAGCGAATGTGGGCAGACTCTGCTTCCGGGCAGCCTATCCTTTTTCCAATTTCGACGCTCATTCGCGCACGAAAGGGACGATTCATACGGCGGCGGTTTGCGTGTACCCGTCGCGGGTGGCGGATGCTTGTCGCGCCCTGAAAGCGTTGAAAATGGATGGTTCGATTGAGGTGGCCTCGGTGGCAACCGGATTCCCATCCGGATCCTATCCACTGGAGACGCGCCTGCAGGAGATTCGGTTCGCGATTGAGCAGGGCGCCACCGAGAtcgacatcgtcatcgatcgcaGCTTGGTGTTGACCGGCAAGTGGAACGAGCTGTACGATGAGATCGTCAGCATGCGGAAAGCCTGTGGGGATAAGGTTCATCTTAAAACGATCCTTGGCATCGGAGAATGTGGCACGATGGTCAAT GTATTCAAGGCATCGATGGTTGCTATGATGGCTGGATCGGATTTCATCAAAACATCCACCGGAAAGGAAGCGGTTAATGCCACGCTCCCCGTGGGCCTCGTCATGATTCGTGCCATACAGAAGTTCTATCGTATGACCGGGAAGAAGATTGGTCTTAAGCCGGCAGGAGGAGTACGCACCGTCCGGGATGCGATTGCTTGGATGATTTTGATAAAGCAAACGTTGGGGGAAGAGTGGCTTGTACCTGAGCTGTTCCGATTCGGTGCTTCCGGGTTGCTGGACGACATCGAGAAGCAATATTGTGCTCTCGCTAAGCAGAAGGAGTAA